From a region of the Agrobacterium tumefaciens genome:
- a CDS encoding multidrug efflux MFS transporter, with product MNRIIPLILAVALFMEQMDSTVIATSLPAIAADLNVGPITLKLALTAYMVALAIFIPISGWMADKYGAKKIFRIAIGVFVVGSICCAVSSSVFEFVVSRFLQGMGGAMMTPVGRLVLLRTTKRSELVSAMALLTIPGLVGPLTGPPIGGFITTYFSWHWIFLINVPIGIIGIWLSTIFLPEIETTNPPPMDGKGFILSGVAASGVVFGVSVVSLPALPPAIGIASTIIGFISGILYLRHAANHPAPILDFRIFQNATFRAASVGGTIFRISTGAIPFLMPLMLQIGFGLNPFQSGMITFAGAIGAITTKFIAKRVFATTGFRTTLIGAGIVGAFTTLANSFFTPETPYPLIMIFLVTAGFARSFFFTGSNALSYSDIEDSQASQATSMASVLQQISLALGVAFAASILEVSAMISGSHLQLADFHIAFAIVAAVSLFAIFPIIRMDGNAGAAVSGHRGKVSQPAE from the coding sequence ATGAACCGCATTATCCCATTGATCCTTGCTGTCGCTCTTTTCATGGAGCAGATGGACTCGACCGTCATCGCAACATCGCTGCCCGCGATTGCCGCCGACCTCAATGTCGGCCCGATCACGCTGAAGCTTGCATTGACCGCCTATATGGTGGCGTTGGCGATCTTCATCCCGATCAGCGGCTGGATGGCGGACAAATATGGCGCCAAGAAAATCTTCCGCATCGCCATCGGCGTTTTCGTCGTCGGATCGATCTGCTGCGCGGTGTCTTCTTCTGTCTTCGAGTTTGTTGTTTCCCGTTTCCTGCAGGGGATGGGCGGTGCAATGATGACGCCGGTCGGTCGTCTCGTTCTCCTGCGAACGACAAAGCGCAGCGAGCTTGTCTCTGCCATGGCGCTTTTGACGATCCCCGGCCTGGTCGGGCCCCTGACCGGCCCACCGATCGGCGGTTTCATCACCACCTATTTCTCCTGGCACTGGATTTTCCTGATCAATGTACCGATCGGCATTATCGGGATCTGGCTGTCGACAATCTTTCTACCGGAAATAGAAACAACCAACCCGCCGCCAATGGACGGCAAAGGCTTCATCCTGTCCGGCGTTGCAGCCTCGGGCGTGGTGTTCGGCGTTTCCGTGGTCAGCCTTCCCGCACTTCCGCCAGCCATCGGCATTGCTTCAACGATCATCGGTTTCATCAGCGGCATTCTCTATCTGCGGCACGCGGCCAACCATCCCGCACCCATTCTGGATTTCCGTATTTTCCAGAATGCGACATTCCGCGCAGCCTCGGTGGGTGGCACGATTTTCCGCATTTCGACGGGTGCCATCCCCTTCCTTATGCCGCTGATGTTGCAGATCGGTTTCGGGCTTAACCCGTTCCAATCCGGCATGATCACCTTTGCCGGGGCGATCGGCGCGATCACCACGAAATTCATTGCCAAGCGTGTATTTGCGACGACCGGCTTCCGGACGACGCTGATCGGCGCGGGTATTGTTGGAGCCTTTACGACGCTCGCCAACAGCTTCTTCACCCCCGAAACGCCCTACCCGCTGATCATGATCTTCCTCGTGACCGCAGGTTTTGCGCGCTCGTTCTTCTTCACAGGTTCGAATGCGCTCAGCTATTCGGACATCGAGGACAGTCAGGCCAGCCAGGCAACTTCGATGGCATCGGTGTTGCAGCAAATCAGCCTTGCCCTGGGTGTCGCCTTCGCCGCATCGATCCTGGAGGTGAGCGCAATGATCTCGGGTTCGCACCTGCAGCTTGCCGATTTCCACATTGCCTTTGCAATCGTCGCTGCCGTTTCACTCTTCGCGATCTTCCCGATCATTCGCATGGATGGCAATGCGGGAGCGGCGGTTTCAGGCCATCGCGGCAAGGTCTCGCAACCGGCAGAGTAA